The Scomber scombrus chromosome 22, fScoSco1.1, whole genome shotgun sequence genome has a window encoding:
- the LOC134004417 gene encoding late histone H2A.L3-like produces MSGRGKGAGKVRAKAKTRSSRAGLQFPVGRVHRHLRKGNYAQRVGAGAPVYLAAVLEYLTAEILELAGNAARDNKKTRIIPRHLQLAVRNDEELNKLLGGVTIAQGGVLPNIQAVLLPKKTEKPAKK; encoded by the coding sequence atgtcTGGACGTGGTAAAGGTGCAGGTAAGGTCAGAGCCAAGGCAAAGACCCGCTCCTCCAGGGCTGGACTCCAGTTCCCAGTTGGCCgtgttcacaggcatctgaggAAGGGAAACTATGCCCAGCGTGTCGGTGCCGGAGCTCCCGTCTACCTGGCGGCGGTGCTGGAGTACCTGACCGCTGAGATCCTGGAGCTGGCTGGAAACGCTGCCAGAGACAACAAGAAGACCAGGATCATCCCCCGCCATCTGCAGCTGGCTGTCCGCAACGACGAGGAGCTCAACAAGCTGCTGGGAGGAGTGACCATCGCTCAGGGAGGAGTGCTGCCCAACATCCAGGCGGTGCTGCTGCCCAAGAAGACCGAGAAACCCGCCAAGAAGTAA
- the LOC134004419 gene encoding histone H4, translating into MSGRGKGGKGLGKGGAKRHRKVLRDNIQGITKPAIRRLARRGGVKRISGLIYEETRGVLKVFLENVIRDAVTYTEHAKRKTVTAMDVVYALKRQGRTLYGFGG; encoded by the coding sequence ATGAGTGGAAGAGGCAAAGGCGGGAAAGGACTCGGTAAAGGAGGCGCTAAGCGTCACCGTAAAGTCCTCCGTGATAACATCCAGGGAATCACCAAACCCGCCATCCGCCGTCTGGCTCGCCGCGGCGGAGTGAAGCGTATCTCCGGTCTGATCTACGAGGAGACCCGCGGTGTGCTCAAGGTTTTCCTGGAGAACGTGATCCGGGACGCAGTCACCTACACCGAGCACGCCAAGAGGAAGACCGTGACCGCCATGGACGTGGTTTATGCCCTGAAGAGGCAGGGCCGCACTCTGTACGGCTTCGGAGGTTAA